In Gammaproteobacteria bacterium, one genomic interval encodes:
- a CDS encoding fatty acid desaturase gives MFFEGLLPLPVWGYVAAALALTHVTIASVTIYLHRHQAHRALTLHPGVSHFFRFWLWLTTGMVTRQWVAVHRKHHARCESDDDPHSPQRKGIWRVLFAGAWLYRMEACKQETLDAFGAGTPDDWVERHIYSKHRFLGIGTMLAVDVLMFGLAGLWIFAVQMVWIPFWAAGVINGVGHYWGYRNFETQDASRNIIPIGILIGGEELHNNHHAYGSSARLSNKWWEFDIGWLYIRTLEALGLAAVRRKAPKTEFVSGRQVVDMDMLRAVVANRFHVLKLYGSRVVCPVLRAESRALTGEARRRLRAIRSSILREEASLDAQRHRHLEEVLRTNTRLRTIYDFKLRLKALWTQQAKGQQELLARLQAWCADAESSGIAALEDFARQLRGYRAQLA, from the coding sequence ATGTTCTTCGAGGGTTTGTTACCGCTTCCCGTGTGGGGCTACGTCGCTGCGGCTTTGGCGCTCACTCACGTGACGATCGCGAGCGTCACGATTTACCTGCATCGCCACCAGGCGCATCGGGCGCTGACGCTTCATCCCGGGGTCAGCCATTTCTTTCGGTTCTGGCTCTGGCTTACGACCGGCATGGTGACCCGGCAATGGGTGGCCGTGCATCGCAAGCATCATGCGCGCTGCGAAAGCGACGACGATCCTCACAGCCCCCAGCGCAAGGGCATTTGGCGTGTCCTCTTCGCCGGAGCGTGGCTCTATCGCATGGAGGCCTGTAAGCAGGAGACGCTCGACGCCTTCGGCGCGGGGACGCCGGACGACTGGGTCGAGCGCCACATCTACTCGAAGCACCGTTTTCTCGGCATCGGCACGATGCTCGCCGTCGACGTGCTGATGTTCGGGCTCGCCGGCCTGTGGATTTTCGCGGTGCAGATGGTCTGGATTCCGTTCTGGGCCGCCGGCGTGATCAACGGCGTCGGGCATTATTGGGGTTACCGTAATTTCGAGACGCAGGACGCGTCGCGAAACATCATCCCGATCGGCATCCTGATCGGCGGCGAGGAGCTGCACAACAACCATCATGCCTACGGCTCCTCGGCGCGTCTGTCGAACAAGTGGTGGGAATTCGACATCGGCTGGCTCTACATCCGCACGCTCGAGGCCCTCGGTCTCGCCGCGGTCCGCCGCAAGGCGCCGAAAACGGAGTTCGTCAGCGGACGTCAGGTCGTCGACATGGACATGCTCCGCGCGGTCGTCGCGAATCGCTTCCATGTGCTGAAGCTCTACGGCAGCCGCGTCGTCTGCCCGGTCCTGCGGGCCGAGTCGCGGGCGCTCACCGGCGAGGCGCGCCGGCGGCTGCGCGCGATCCGCTCGTCGATCCTGCGCGAGGAAGCGTCGCTCGACGCGCAGCGTCACCGTCACTTGGAGGAGGTGCTGCGGACGAACACGCGGCTCAGGACGATCTACGACTTCAAGCTGCGGCTGAAGGCGCTTTGGACGCAGCAGGCCAAGGGGCAGCAGGAGCTTCTGGCCCGCCTCCAGGCGTGGTGCGCCGACGCGGAATCGAGCGGCATCGCGGCGCTCGAGGACTTCGCGCGCCAGCTGCGCGGGTATCGCGCGCAGCTCGCCTGA
- a CDS encoding RraA family protein produces the protein MTHDDNVRRAAGLDTAAISDALDKLGIAGQCLGIKPRDHSFRMTGRAYTVLYRPVDSSEPGTVGDYIDDLEPGTVVVLDNGGREDATVWGDILTGLALRKGLAGTVIDGANRDTHLCLEFGYPIFSRSYSMRTGKDRVQVDAEQVPVTIGQARVQPGDILRGDADGVVVIPRSRENEVLDIAEAIDAAEARIRELLASGKRLDEARKLLGYHRLQTRSAK, from the coding sequence ATGACGCACGACGACAACGTCCGCCGAGCGGCCGGACTGGACACCGCCGCGATCAGCGACGCGCTCGACAAGCTCGGCATCGCGGGGCAGTGCCTCGGCATCAAGCCACGGGATCACTCGTTCCGGATGACGGGCCGGGCCTACACGGTTCTGTATCGTCCGGTCGACTCGTCGGAGCCCGGCACCGTAGGCGACTACATCGACGACCTCGAGCCCGGCACGGTCGTCGTCCTCGATAACGGCGGGCGCGAGGACGCGACGGTCTGGGGCGACATCCTGACCGGGCTCGCGCTTCGCAAAGGGCTCGCCGGCACCGTTATCGACGGCGCGAACCGCGACACGCACCTGTGCCTCGAATTCGGCTATCCGATCTTCAGCCGCAGCTACTCGATGCGCACCGGCAAGGATCGCGTGCAGGTCGACGCGGAGCAGGTGCCCGTCACGATCGGGCAGGCGCGGGTCCAGCCGGGCGACATCTTGCGGGGCGACGCGGACGGCGTCGTCGTGATCCCGAGATCGCGGGAGAACGAGGTGCTCGATATCGCCGAGGCGATCGACGCGGCCGAGGCGCGCATCCGCGAGCTTCTCGCGAGCGGCAAGCGGCTCGACGAAGCGCGCAAGCTCCTCGGCTATCACCGTCTGCAAACTCGGAGCGCGAAATGA
- a CDS encoding RraA family protein gives MSEPGAASQVLVARLSALDSCAVSDALDALGLPPAVTGLVPLGARRRIAGPVVTVKLAPGKPPGGSTRHLGTAAIESARPGDLIVLEHSSGTECAGWGGVLSAGAQIRGVAGVIIDGPARDIDEARALQFPLYARGACARTARGRVHEADFGCAVRIGGVAVEPGDYAVADSSGVAFVPAARIEEVLARAERIAERERLMLRALRNGEPITQVVGRDYETMLDEP, from the coding sequence ATGAGCGAGCCCGGCGCCGCCTCCCAGGTGCTCGTCGCGCGTCTCTCCGCCCTCGACAGCTGTGCGGTGTCCGACGCGCTCGACGCGCTCGGCCTGCCGCCGGCGGTCACCGGCCTCGTGCCGCTCGGCGCCCGTCGGCGCATTGCGGGGCCGGTCGTGACCGTGAAGCTCGCGCCCGGCAAGCCGCCTGGCGGCAGCACGCGACATCTCGGCACGGCCGCAATCGAGTCGGCGCGTCCCGGCGACCTGATCGTGCTCGAGCACTCGTCCGGGACCGAGTGCGCGGGCTGGGGCGGCGTCCTGTCCGCGGGCGCGCAAATCCGCGGCGTCGCCGGCGTGATCATCGACGGGCCGGCGCGGGACATCGACGAAGCGCGCGCGCTCCAGTTTCCGCTCTATGCACGCGGCGCCTGCGCCCGGACCGCCCGCGGACGGGTGCACGAGGCCGACTTCGGTTGCGCCGTTCGCATCGGCGGAGTGGCGGTCGAGCCCGGCGACTACGCGGTCGCGGATTCGAGCGGCGTCGCATTCGTCCCGGCTGCCCGCATCGAGGAAGTGCTCGCGCGCGCGGAGCGCATCGCCGAGCGGGAGCGCTTGATGCTGCGCGCGCTGCGCAACGGCGAGCCGATCACGCAAGTGGTCGGGCGCGATTACGAGACGATGCTCGACGAGCCGTGA